The following proteins come from a genomic window of Pyxidicoccus sp. MSG2:
- a CDS encoding glycosyltransferase family 2 protein, translating into MGKYPSISLFFPAWNEEDYVERAVSRALDVLPKLTDDFEIIIVNDASTDRTREICEALAQKVPQLRVIHHPVNLKLGGAMRTGLAASTKDIVVYSDVDLPWDMRELERSLHLMEYLEADMICAFRFDRTSEGPKRIVYSFVYNLLIRALFDIQIKDVNFSFKVMHRRVLESMELHSQGSFIDAELVVKAIRKGFRVFQMGVDYFPRTRGISTLASPSVIVKMVKELVRLYPQTRSPQPPVQPVRLPPSVQQLHAVPPTGRAARG; encoded by the coding sequence GTGGGCAAGTACCCCAGTATCAGCCTCTTCTTTCCCGCATGGAACGAGGAGGACTACGTCGAGCGCGCCGTGAGTCGCGCCCTGGACGTACTTCCCAAGCTGACGGACGACTTCGAAATCATCATCGTCAACGACGCCTCCACGGACCGGACGCGCGAAATCTGCGAGGCGCTGGCGCAGAAGGTGCCCCAGTTGCGGGTCATCCACCACCCCGTGAATCTCAAGCTGGGCGGGGCGATGCGCACGGGGCTGGCGGCGTCGACGAAGGACATCGTCGTGTATTCGGACGTGGACCTGCCGTGGGACATGCGGGAGCTGGAGCGCTCGCTGCACCTGATGGAGTACCTGGAGGCGGACATGATCTGCGCCTTCCGGTTCGACCGCACGAGCGAGGGCCCCAAGCGCATCGTCTACTCGTTCGTCTACAACCTGCTCATCCGCGCGCTGTTCGACATCCAGATCAAGGACGTCAACTTCAGCTTCAAGGTGATGCACCGGCGGGTGCTGGAGTCCATGGAGCTGCACAGCCAGGGCTCGTTCATCGATGCCGAGCTGGTGGTGAAGGCCATCCGCAAGGGCTTCCGCGTGTTCCAGATGGGCGTGGACTACTTCCCGCGCACGCGCGGCATCTCCACGCTGGCCTCGCCTTCGGTCATCGTGAAGATGGTGAAGGAGCTGGTGCGGCTGTACCCGCAGACGCGCTCGCCGCAGCCTCCGGTGCAGCCGGTGCGGCTGCCGCCGTCGGTGCAGCAGCTCCACGCGGTGCCGCCCACGGGCCGCGCGGCGCGGGGCTGA
- a CDS encoding 3-hydroxyacyl-CoA dehydrogenase family protein: protein MDPTIYALLPHGKDRKSFDREEMAERLVLQMVNEAVRCMGEGILRSARDGDVGAIFGLGFPPFLGGPLRYVDSRGPAEVLRKLEHYHDKLGERFTPAPHLVEMVKAGKTFYPR from the coding sequence GTGGACCCGACCATCTACGCGCTGCTGCCGCATGGGAAGGACCGCAAGTCCTTCGACCGTGAGGAGATGGCGGAGCGGCTGGTGCTGCAGATGGTGAACGAGGCCGTGCGCTGCATGGGCGAGGGAATCCTCCGCAGCGCGCGCGACGGCGACGTGGGCGCCATCTTCGGCCTGGGCTTCCCGCCGTTCCTGGGCGGCCCGCTGCGCTACGTGGACAGCCGCGGCCCCGCCGAGGTGCTGCGCAAGCTGGAGCACTACCACGACAAGCTCGGGGAGCGTTTCACCCCCGCCCCGCACCTCGTGGAGATGGTGAAGGCGGGCAAGACGTTCTACCCGCGCTGA
- a CDS encoding radical SAM/SPASM domain-containing protein, producing MVNRRIDVSPTDYHPAYVVWELTLACDQPCTHCGSRAGTAREGELGTEEALGVVAQLAAMRAREVVLIGGEAYLHPGFLRIIQALKAAGIRPGLTTGGRGVTAELASEMARAGLYAASVSIDGLEPTHDIMRAARGSFASATAALGHLKAVGVRTAANTNLNRLNQGDLEALYAHLRAQGIGAWQVQITAPLGRAADRPDLLLQPWDLMDLMPRIARLKEQARQDRITVMPGNNLGYFGPEEALLRSVHAGGRDHWRGCQAGRYVMGIESNGAVKGCPSLQTAHYVGGNLREQSLETIWKDTPQLAFTRTRTVEDLWGFCRTCPFAETCMAGCSFTAHALFGRPGNNPYCHFRAKTRAAEGTRERLVPKAPAPGRPFDNGLYEIVEEPFDAPDPKPQLAREYVKTKRWPKPA from the coding sequence ATGGTGAATCGGCGCATCGACGTGAGCCCCACGGACTACCACCCCGCCTACGTGGTGTGGGAGCTGACCCTCGCGTGCGACCAGCCCTGCACGCACTGTGGCTCTCGGGCCGGCACCGCGCGTGAGGGGGAGCTGGGCACGGAGGAGGCGCTCGGGGTGGTGGCCCAGCTCGCGGCGATGCGCGCACGGGAGGTGGTGCTCATCGGCGGGGAGGCGTACCTGCACCCGGGGTTCCTCCGCATCATCCAGGCGTTGAAGGCCGCGGGAATTCGTCCGGGCCTGACGACGGGCGGGCGCGGAGTCACCGCGGAGCTGGCCTCGGAGATGGCGCGCGCGGGCCTGTACGCGGCCTCGGTGAGCATCGACGGGCTGGAGCCCACGCACGACATCATGCGCGCAGCCCGGGGCAGCTTCGCTTCCGCCACCGCGGCCCTCGGGCATCTGAAGGCCGTGGGCGTGCGCACCGCCGCCAACACCAACCTCAACCGGCTCAACCAGGGAGACCTGGAGGCGCTCTATGCGCACTTGAGGGCGCAGGGCATTGGCGCGTGGCAGGTGCAGATTACGGCGCCGCTCGGGCGCGCGGCGGACCGTCCGGACCTGCTGCTGCAGCCGTGGGACTTGATGGACCTGATGCCGCGCATCGCCCGGCTGAAGGAGCAGGCGCGGCAGGACCGCATCACGGTGATGCCGGGCAACAACCTGGGTTACTTCGGGCCGGAGGAGGCGCTGCTGCGCTCGGTGCACGCGGGCGGGAGGGACCACTGGCGGGGCTGTCAGGCGGGGCGCTACGTGATGGGCATCGAGTCGAATGGCGCGGTGAAGGGCTGCCCCTCGCTCCAGACGGCGCACTACGTGGGCGGCAACCTGCGCGAGCAGTCGCTGGAGACCATCTGGAAGGACACGCCTCAGCTCGCCTTCACGCGGACGCGCACGGTGGAGGACCTGTGGGGCTTCTGCCGCACGTGCCCCTTCGCGGAGACGTGCATGGCGGGGTGCAGCTTCACGGCGCATGCGCTGTTCGGCCGGCCGGGGAACAACCCCTACTGTCACTTCCGCGCGAAGACGCGCGCGGCGGAAGGGACGCGGGAGCGGCTCGTGCCGAAGGCGCCCGCGCCGGGCCGGCCGTTCGACAACGGTCTGTATGAAATCGTCGAGGAGCCCTTCGACGCGCCGGACCCCAAGCCCCAGCTTGCGCGCGAGTACGTGAAGACGAAGCGCTGGCCGAAGCCCGCTTGA
- a CDS encoding class I SAM-dependent methyltransferase encodes MSALLEQALSLYASLPAAERFHVHARALSAPLLAVASRIPGGGTVADIGCGHGLLSALLALADPRRIVRGVDPDPRKVAWARQALVGLPNVTLAEGTVEETFASETAGDFDAAVVCDVLYLLPESKWPDFLRTVHGLLKPGGRFLLKEVEGDGSWKHRKALLQEWVMVSLLGRTKASGGMALKPRAEMTRLLKDAGFGVLEVVDLGRGYTTPHVLYVAEAWLP; translated from the coding sequence ATGAGCGCACTCCTCGAGCAGGCCCTCTCCCTCTACGCCTCGCTGCCCGCAGCTGAGCGCTTTCACGTCCACGCGCGCGCGTTGTCCGCGCCGCTCTTGGCCGTGGCCTCGCGGATTCCGGGCGGCGGCACCGTGGCGGACATCGGCTGTGGACATGGGTTGCTGTCCGCGCTGCTGGCGCTGGCGGACCCGCGCCGCATCGTGCGGGGCGTGGACCCGGACCCGCGCAAGGTGGCGTGGGCGCGGCAGGCGCTCGTGGGGCTGCCCAACGTCACGCTCGCGGAGGGCACCGTGGAGGAGACGTTCGCCAGCGAGACGGCGGGGGACTTCGACGCGGCGGTGGTGTGCGACGTGCTGTACCTGCTGCCCGAGTCGAAGTGGCCCGACTTCCTGCGCACCGTGCACGGGCTGCTCAAGCCCGGCGGGCGCTTCCTGCTGAAGGAAGTGGAGGGCGACGGCTCCTGGAAGCATCGCAAGGCGCTGTTGCAGGAGTGGGTGATGGTGTCGCTGCTCGGGCGCACGAAGGCCAGCGGCGGCATGGCGCTCAAGCCTCGCGCGGAGATGACACGGTTGCTGAAGGACGCGGGCTTCGGCGTGCTCGAGGTGGTGGACCTGGGCCGCGGCTACACCACGCCGCACGTGCTCTACGTCGCGGAGGCGTGGCTGCCGTAG
- a CDS encoding carbohydrate deacetylase, giving the protein MARSLTRLVVNADDLGLHPSLDAGILRAHREGIVTSATLLAMGPTAPEAANHAREQGLAVGLHLALSTRLPPAAPVHAVPSVAPGGRMRGSWADFAKAWLAGAVRREEVEVELAAQLKRARELGVAVDHLDGHQHLHLLPGVRGVVEALAAREGLPLRWPDALPRTLWLRAPGPALKATVLAALARVPPWSTPGVRRVSAGGVFEAGRLDERALMDALDALPAGDFEIGCHPGEGAPHVPEDPAWRYGWQAELDALTSPRVKAVLRERGIELHTYGSLAAAA; this is encoded by the coding sequence GTGGCGCGCTCCCTCACGCGCCTGGTGGTGAACGCGGACGACCTGGGGCTGCACCCCTCGCTGGACGCGGGCATCCTCCGGGCACACCGCGAAGGCATCGTCACCAGCGCCACCCTGCTGGCCATGGGCCCCACGGCGCCCGAGGCCGCCAATCACGCGCGGGAGCAGGGGCTGGCAGTGGGCCTGCACCTGGCGCTGTCCACCCGGCTGCCTCCGGCGGCGCCCGTGCATGCGGTGCCCTCGGTGGCGCCGGGCGGGCGGATGCGCGGGAGCTGGGCGGACTTCGCGAAGGCGTGGCTCGCCGGGGCCGTGCGGCGTGAAGAGGTGGAGGTGGAGCTGGCCGCGCAACTGAAGCGCGCGCGGGAGCTGGGCGTGGCGGTGGACCACCTGGACGGGCACCAGCACCTGCACCTGTTACCAGGGGTGCGCGGCGTGGTGGAGGCGCTGGCCGCGCGCGAGGGGCTGCCGCTGAGGTGGCCGGATGCGCTGCCGAGGACGCTGTGGCTGCGGGCACCGGGCCCCGCGCTGAAGGCGACGGTGCTGGCGGCGCTGGCGCGGGTACCGCCGTGGAGCACGCCAGGCGTGCGCCGGGTGAGCGCGGGCGGCGTGTTCGAGGCGGGCCGGCTGGATGAGCGCGCGCTGATGGACGCGCTGGATGCGCTGCCGGCGGGTGACTTCGAGATTGGCTGCCACCCCGGTGAAGGCGCGCCGCACGTGCCGGAGGACCCGGCGTGGCGCTATGGCTGGCAGGCGGAGCTGGACGCGCTCACGAGCCCGAGGGTGAAGGCCGTGCTGCGCGAGCGCGGCATCGAGCTGCACACCTACGGAAGCCTCGCCGCGGCCGCGTAG
- the fadI gene encoding acetyl-CoA C-acyltransferase FadI: MASEKRKGHPRVAIVRGLRTPFVKAGSVFSGLTALDLGRMVVQELVQRTELDPNAIDQVVFGQVIPTLTAPSIAREVVIAAGLPKKIEAFTVARACATSIQAMTTAANAIAVGEADIIIAGGTECMSDAPIFTSRPLAHALVAASKGRSLPEKLKPFQKLKGKDLIPVPPAIAEYSTGLTMGESAEKMAKENGISREEQDRIAYNSHRNAARAWKDGLFDNEVMHVAVPPKYEQIAAKDNIVRDDTSVEALGQLKPVFDRKYGTITAGNASPLTDGAAALLLMSEERAKALGYEPLGYLRAHAYAATDPGDQLLQGPVYAVPTALKRAGLTLADIDLVEMHEAFAAQVASNLQALASREFAKKAGWSAPVGEVDRERLNVTGGSIAIGHPFGATGARIVTQALNELKRRNKNTVLCTVCAAGGLGAAVVLERA, from the coding sequence ATGGCAAGCGAGAAGCGCAAGGGCCACCCGAGGGTGGCCATCGTCCGCGGATTGCGGACCCCGTTCGTGAAGGCGGGCTCGGTCTTCTCCGGGCTCACCGCGCTGGACCTCGGCCGCATGGTGGTCCAGGAGCTCGTCCAGCGGACGGAGCTGGACCCGAACGCCATCGACCAGGTGGTCTTCGGCCAGGTCATCCCCACGCTGACGGCCCCGTCCATTGCCCGCGAGGTGGTCATCGCCGCGGGACTGCCGAAGAAGATTGAGGCCTTCACCGTGGCGCGCGCCTGCGCCACCTCCATCCAGGCGATGACGACGGCCGCCAACGCGATTGCCGTGGGCGAGGCGGACATCATCATCGCCGGTGGCACCGAGTGCATGTCGGACGCCCCCATCTTCACCAGCCGGCCGCTGGCCCACGCGCTGGTGGCCGCGTCCAAGGGGCGCTCACTGCCGGAGAAGCTCAAGCCCTTCCAGAAGCTCAAGGGCAAGGACCTGATTCCCGTGCCCCCCGCCATCGCCGAGTACTCCACCGGCCTGACGATGGGCGAGAGCGCGGAGAAGATGGCCAAGGAGAACGGCATCTCCCGCGAGGAGCAGGACCGCATCGCCTACAACTCGCACCGCAACGCCGCGCGTGCGTGGAAGGACGGCCTCTTCGACAACGAGGTCATGCACGTCGCCGTGCCGCCGAAGTACGAGCAGATTGCCGCGAAGGACAACATCGTTCGCGACGACACCAGCGTGGAGGCGCTCGGCCAGCTCAAGCCCGTGTTCGACCGGAAGTACGGGACGATTACCGCCGGCAACGCCTCGCCCCTCACCGACGGCGCCGCGGCGCTGCTGCTCATGAGCGAGGAGCGCGCGAAGGCCCTGGGCTATGAGCCGCTGGGCTACCTGCGCGCGCACGCCTACGCCGCGACGGACCCGGGCGACCAGCTCCTCCAGGGCCCCGTGTACGCGGTGCCCACCGCCCTCAAGCGCGCGGGCCTCACGCTGGCGGACATCGACCTGGTGGAGATGCACGAGGCGTTCGCCGCGCAGGTGGCGAGCAACCTCCAGGCGCTGGCGTCCAGGGAGTTCGCGAAGAAGGCCGGCTGGAGCGCGCCGGTGGGTGAGGTGGACCGCGAGCGGCTCAACGTGACGGGCGGCTCCATCGCCATCGGCCATCCCTTCGGGGCCACGGGGGCGCGCATCGTCACCCAGGCCCTCAACGAGCTGAAGCGTCGGAACAAGAACACGGTGCTGTGCACCGTCTGCGCCGCCGGTGGCCTGGGTGCCGCCGTGGTCCTGGAGCGTGCGTGA
- a CDS encoding mannosyltransferase family protein — MARSASRTIALVALVAVVLCGAAAGLGAHRYFHKNKQNPVVRVDEYVTMGWVAWDSSWYMRIAQEGYQFTPGQQSSVAFFPLYPLVIRAVQTLGPDVYQSGVLITLLCGPLALILFTLWARRFTDEATALRAGLLMACYPFAFYFYGAMYSDALFVLLVISAFLLLERGLLLPAVLVAAVATAARPVAPAVVVGLLVRRLEWKHARGEKWTAVDFLPVLAGLGFGCYMLFLWHKFGDPFAFVKVQGAPGWDQQPGWHSWLKVSWFERVILHPTDKREAFRLAAHAFFTLLALALVWPTRKLLGWGYAVYVLAIVGLPAWSTKDFMGMGRYLLSSFPVFLTGALLLRQRPLLLRGALTVGAISVVVLSWAFGADYYIS, encoded by the coding sequence ATGGCCCGCTCCGCGTCCCGCACCATCGCCCTCGTCGCCCTCGTCGCTGTCGTGCTGTGCGGCGCCGCCGCCGGACTGGGGGCTCATCGCTACTTCCACAAGAACAAGCAGAACCCCGTCGTCCGCGTGGACGAGTACGTCACCATGGGCTGGGTGGCGTGGGACTCGAGCTGGTACATGCGCATTGCGCAGGAGGGCTACCAGTTCACTCCGGGCCAGCAGAGCTCGGTGGCCTTCTTCCCGCTCTATCCGCTGGTCATCCGCGCCGTGCAGACGCTCGGGCCGGACGTGTACCAGTCCGGTGTCCTCATCACCCTGCTGTGCGGCCCGCTGGCGCTGATTCTCTTCACGCTCTGGGCGCGCCGGTTCACGGACGAGGCCACCGCGCTGCGAGCGGGCCTCTTGATGGCCTGCTACCCGTTCGCCTTCTATTTCTACGGCGCCATGTACTCGGACGCGCTGTTCGTCCTGCTGGTGATTTCCGCCTTCCTGTTGCTGGAGCGCGGGCTGCTGCTGCCGGCGGTGCTGGTGGCGGCGGTGGCCACGGCGGCGCGGCCGGTGGCGCCCGCGGTGGTGGTGGGCCTGCTGGTGCGCCGGCTGGAGTGGAAGCACGCGCGCGGCGAGAAGTGGACCGCGGTGGACTTCCTCCCGGTGCTCGCCGGGCTGGGCTTCGGTTGCTACATGCTCTTTCTCTGGCACAAGTTCGGAGACCCCTTCGCCTTCGTGAAGGTGCAGGGCGCTCCCGGTTGGGACCAGCAGCCCGGCTGGCACTCGTGGCTGAAGGTGAGCTGGTTCGAGCGCGTCATCCTCCATCCCACGGACAAGCGTGAGGCGTTCCGCCTGGCCGCGCATGCCTTCTTCACGCTGCTCGCGCTGGCGCTGGTGTGGCCCACGCGGAAGCTCCTGGGGTGGGGTTACGCCGTCTACGTGCTGGCGATTGTCGGCCTGCCCGCGTGGTCCACGAAAGACTTCATGGGTATGGGGCGGTATCTCTTGTCCTCGTTCCCCGTGTTCCTCACAGGCGCGCTGCTGTTACGCCAGCGGCCGCTGCTGCTGCGGGGCGCGCTCACGGTGGGCGCAATCTCCGTGGTCGTTCTCTCGTGGGCCTTTGGCGCCGATTATTACATCTCATGA